A segment of the Bacillales bacterium genome:
GGTTTTGACGGTGAATGTGGCGGTTGCTCTTAGTAAAAAAAATATGCAAATCAGCATCCTTGACGGATATCAACAATTCGGGGATGTAGGACTGGCCATGGACCTTCAGTCTCGTTTCACGATGAAAGACGTGATAGACAATTTCGACGGGATGGACGCCGACAGCTTTTCCGGTCACTTAAGTACACATGAAAGTGGTGTGAAAGTGCTCCCGGCACCCGATAAGCCGGAATATGCCGAACTTGTTACGGATTCTGTCGTTGGTGATGTTCTCGATTGGTTGAAAGAAAACAACGATTACGTACTCGTCGATACAGCGGCAGGATTGCAGGAAGGCAACTTATTTTTGCTCGAAAAATCCGATCTGGTGCTGGTCGTGACGGATCTCGTCATGCCTGCATTGAAAAACACGAAGTTGATGTTGGAAACGTTAAACGCTCTAGGCATGAAGGATAAAGTACGAGTCGTCGTGAACCGTTCAACGATGGAAAGCGTCATTCATGCGTCCGATGTTTCGGGTATTTTGGGTGTCGAGAATCTTTTTTATATTCCGAACGATTTCAAGACCGTCTCCCAATCGCTGAATATCGGCGTGCCTTTTGTTATGAGCAAAGGGAAAACGGAATTGGCGAAGGCTGTGTTTAAAATGGCGGAACAATTAACGTCCGGCGAACGTGCGCCGGAAGCTCCGTCAAAAAATAAAAGTCTCTTTCCAAAACTGTTTTCGAAAAAGGAGAAGAACCGATGAGTCTGCTGGACAAAATGCAAAAAGTGAGAAATCAACCCAACCAAGACGCGACCCAAAAGACGGACGCCCACGGTTCGAACGATAAAGAGAAACAAACGGATGCTGACGCTCGTGAAGAGACACAAAAGCCCAGCCATCCAAAACCAAATCCAAAATCACCGGTCAATCGAGACCAGGAGAACAAACTGCAGCGTTTGAAAGACCGCCTTCACAAAAAAGTGTTGAATGATTTAAAAGAAGATGATGTTGAAGAAATCGTGCGGAAACTCGACGCGATCGCCGTCGACATCATGAAAGAAGACGAATCGCTGCGGGGGATGGTCGGCCACAAGAAGGTCGTCGAAGAACTCATTAACGATTTAACCGGGTTCGGCCCGATCAATCCGTTGTTGCTTGATCCGGAGGTGTCTGAAGTGATGGTGAACGGCCCGAAACGTGTTTATGTCGAAAGAAAAGGGCGGCTGGAGCTTTCGTCTGTCACATTCAGAGATGACGAACATGTCATGAACGTCATTGAAAAAATTGTAGCGCCGCTCGGCAGACGAATCGACGAGAGCAGTCCGATGGTGGATGCCCGGCTTCCTGACGGATCACGCGTCAACGCGATCATTCCTCCTTTGGCGCTCGACGGACCGACCGTGACGATTCGTAAATTTTCGAAAGATCCTTTCCGAATTGACGATTTAATCCGGTTCGGCACGTTGACGAGAAGCATGGCCACGTTCATTGAAGCATGTGTCAAAGCGCGGCTCAATATTCTTGTCAGCGGCGGCACCGGTTCAGGGAAGACGAGCACATTGAATGTGTTGTCATCCTTCATCCCGAACGATGAACGAATCATTACGATCGAGGATGCCG
Coding sequences within it:
- a CDS encoding AAA family ATPase; this translates as MTANENKPGKVITVCSAKGGIGRTVLTVNVAVALSKKNMQISILDGYQQFGDVGLAMDLQSRFTMKDVIDNFDGMDADSFSGHLSTHESGVKVLPAPDKPEYAELVTDSVVGDVLDWLKENNDYVLVDTAAGLQEGNLFLLEKSDLVLVVTDLVMPALKNTKLMLETLNALGMKDKVRVVVNRSTMESVIHASDVSGILGVENLFYIPNDFKTVSQSLNIGVPFVMSKGKTELAKAVFKMAEQLTSGERAPEAPSKNKSLFPKLFSKKEKNR
- a CDS encoding ATPase, T2SS/T4P/T4SS family, with the translated sequence MSLLDKMQKVRNQPNQDATQKTDAHGSNDKEKQTDADAREETQKPSHPKPNPKSPVNRDQENKLQRLKDRLHKKVLNDLKEDDVEEIVRKLDAIAVDIMKEDESLRGMVGHKKVVEELINDLTGFGPINPLLLDPEVSEVMVNGPKRVYVERKGRLELSSVTFRDDEHVMNVIEKIVAPLGRRIDESSPMVDARLPDGSRVNAIIPPLALDGPTVTIRKFSKDPFRIDDLIRFGTLTRSMATFIEACVKARLNILVSGGTGSGKTSTLNVLSSFIPNDERIITIEDAAELQLGQDHVISLESRPPNIEGKGSITIRDLVRNSLRMRPDRIVIGEVRGGEALDMLQAMNTGHDGSLTTGHANSPRDMVARLETMVLLAGVDLPVKAIREQIAGAVDLIIQQSRLKDGSRKIVRITEVQGLEGDIIVLQDIFKFQQEGVDENGNVIGKMVPTGVRPLFYEQLEQSGIQIPPDVFVPEGEWS